A DNA window from Pongo abelii isolate AG06213 chromosome 2, NHGRI_mPonAbe1-v2.0_pri, whole genome shotgun sequence contains the following coding sequences:
- the GCSAM gene encoding germinal center-associated signaling and motility protein, with protein sequence MGNSLLRENRRQQNTQEMPWNVRMQSPKHRTSRCWDHHIAEGCFCLPWKKILIFEKGQDSQNENEGMTSTPTQDNVDQTYSEELCYTLINHQVLCTRPSGNSPEEYYENVPCKAERPRESLGGTETEYSLLRMPSTPRHARSPEDEYELLMPHRISSHFLQQPHPLMAPSETQFSHL encoded by the exons ATGGGAAACTCTCTGCTGAGAGAAAACAG GCGGCAGCAGAACACTCAAGAGATGCCTTGGAATGTGAGAATGCAAAGCCCCAAACACAGAACATCCAG ATGCTGGGATCACCATATCGCTGAAGGGTGTTTCTGCCTTCCGTG gaaaaaaatactcatttttgAAAAGGGGCAAGATTCCCAAAACGAAA atgAAGGAATGACATCTACTCCCACCCAG GACAATGTTGACCAGACCTACTCAGAGGAGCTGTGCTATACCCTCATCAATCATCAGGTTCTCTGTACAAGGCCATCGGGGAACTCTCCTGAAGAGTACTATGAGAATGTTCCCTGCAAAGCTGAGAGACCCAGAGAGTCCTTGGGAGGAACTGAGACTGAGTATTCACTTCTACGTATGCCTTCTACCCCTAGGCATGCCCGATCCCCAGAAGATGAATATGAACTTCTCATGCCTCACAGAATCTCCTCTCACTTTCTGCAACAGCCACATCCACTTATGGCCccttctgagactcagttttcccATTTATAG